The window AAACCAGGCAGGATTAAGATGATGCAGCTCAATTTTATTATTTTGAATCCAGACCGACATAATAATCAGTGTGAATAAAAACTGCATAACAACACCGACGATCCATAAATATTTCGAAACTGTCATATTTAAATCCAGATAAATAATGCTGAATATCAATAATATTTTAGCAATGATCGGAAAAAAATTTATTTTCACCGGATGCAAAAATTCTTTTTTCACCTCACCCGGATACCGAATAAATTTAGTCAAATAGATTACACTGATTACAGCCGCGAGCGCAATTGTCAAATATCTTACATAAGCACTAATCGAGACCGACAAATGCAAAACCATTTCCGCCCTTTGCAAAGCCAGCGCAAATCCTACCATACCCAATACGATTGCAAAAAACGATATTGAAAAATTTTGCAATCTATTTTCCTGATGCGCAGTTTCCATAACATCCTCTTTTTTTAAAATAATCCAACAAATCCAGTGAGTTTCCTGTTGCGGATACCCTAATTAGTTTCTGTTGCGGAAAACATAATTTCCTTAATCCCCTCCCCGGATTTGGTGGGAGGGGATTAAGGAGATGGGGTTTCGGCCTTTAATTTTAAAGCTTACTCCCTCACCTTCATCCTCTCCCAAGAGGAGAGGAATATTTAGTAAATCAAAAATTGGCCTTTCCGCAACAAGAACTAATTATATTTCCCTGAATAATTTCACCCGACCTGCCCGCCTGCCTTTTGCACGATCTCCTGCAATAGCTGTTGAAATAACTGCCGATAGTCCGGCAGCGCCGCGCAGATCATTTCACCTTTTGAATAAACTTCAGCAACCCGGCGGTCGTCCGGAATTTCCGACAGGATCGGAATACGATTATCCCTGCAATAATCCCGAACTTTATCATCTCCGCTATCCGCCCGATTAATAACCACACCAAAAGCCAAACCCAGTGCCCGTACCATTTCAACCGCCAGCTGTAAATCATGCAATCCAAAGGGTGTAGGCTCCGTCACCAGCACGACATAATCCACTCCACGAATACTCTCAATCACCGGACAGGATGTGCCTGGGGGCGCATCAATAATAATCAACCCTTCTTTCGGTGCCGCCTGTTTCACTGCCTGAATGACCGGAGGACTCATGGCTTCGCCAACATCCAATACCCCGTGGATAAATTGTACCCACCTTCCCTACTTCACGCGGGTGCTCGGTAATCGCCTCAACCGGGCAAACCCGCTTGCACCCGCCGCAAGCATGACATAAGTCAGGATACGTGAGGACTTTTTCTCCTATTAAAACAATTGCACTGAACTGGCATATTTCCCCGCACTTGCCGCAAAGTGTGCACTTCGCTTCATCGACAACTGGAATAAGACGCATTACCGGATGTCGTTCCCTGATTTTCGGTTTTAAAAAAATATGGGCATTGGGTTCTTCCACATCACAATCAAGCAACGCAACCTGTTGCTCTGCAGCTGCGGCAACAACCGCCAGATTAGTTGCCACCGTTGTTTTTCCAGTCCCGCCTTTTCCACTTGCAATAACAACCCGCATCAATCTTGGTCTTTTCCATCATCCAGCTTATTGATGCGTTCGTTCAGTTTGGCCAGTTCCGACGTGAGCATGGCTGCCTGGTTTTTTAGTGTCTGCGCATTTTCCTGCGGTTCATCCTCCAAAGATGCTGCCGGACCAAACCCTGCGTAGGGTCCAAAACCGCCGCGCATGCCGAAAAACTGCCTGCCATTCGCGTATTGACCGCCGCCACGCCCGCCGCGCATACCCCAGCCGCCCCCTAACCGGTTATATCCCGGTTGGTTGGCACCACTACAGAATCCCATTTTTCTGCCTGTCATAGGGCCGAAACCCTGAGGCCCGCTTTGATCTCCTCTTGGCATAATAATTCCTCCTTTATTTTTTTTAAACCCAATGCCCTTCTACATCCGCTTCTGCTATGCTTTTCAACTGGTCGCTTTGATACTTTTCCATCACTTGCGCAATCGTCCATTGGCCTTCAAGCGTATATATTTTTATCCCTGCCGCATGGAGCGCGGCAAATGCTTTGGGACCGACATGCCCTGTCACCAAAACTTGAGCACCGGCCTTGGCAACATGCCGTGCCGCCTGAATCCCCGCTCCCTGCATCGCCTCCAATTGTTGCTGATTATCCATCGGACGCACATCCCCGGTTTCAGTATCCATTACGATAAAATAGTCTGCCCGCCCGAAGCGTGTTTCAAATAAAGCATCCATGGTTTTACCTTGTGATGAAACTGCGATTTTCATTTTATCTCATTCCTCCTTCTCTTCTTTTTCCGGCACATAGCCGGCCCACAATCCTTTTCTGTTTTCTGTATGCACCCGCCTGACCGCAGTTTTTCCACATTGTGGACACTGGCCCGGCCGAGGAGTTCCAAACGGCACTTCCCATACATGCTCGCAAGGGCGGCAGGCAAACTGGCGTTTCCCGCGGATGGCCACCGGGCCGCCTTCAATATTTAAACAGCCGCCTTCAACAATGACTTTGGCAGTTTTTTTATGCGCCGCTTCCAGAATTCTCCCAAACGTTTGCCGCGAAACATTCATGTGTTGGGCCGCTTTTTCCTGGTACAAACCCAAACAATCCGCCAAACGCAGGGCCTCATATTCATCCAGTGTCAAGACCACCTCAGGCAACGACTGCGCCGGAATCCCGGCCGATTTAAAGCGTTGGAATTGAGGTTTCCCGGCAACATTCCGGCAAAAACGGGGTCTGGGCATAGGCGCCTTCCTTCTTCAAAGCATTGACATATTATGAGCATATGCCCATAATATGTCAATGCTTTTTTTTAATATGTCCATATCCGCAACTCCTAAATTTTAACCTGTTTGATTAGTACAGGAAAAACCAAAAACACAGTTATAGAAAAACATTCCTTGCTTCTTTACTGACCCTATCCTGCGTTAAAACCGCACATGAACACTCAGTTTTCCTGTTTGGCTGGAATAGTTGTTGTCAGAAAAGGTTGAAGTAAATTGGGTTACTTTAAATTCGCCGGCCAGTTTGATATGCCCGGCCTTGGTCATTGGGTAGGCTGCAGTGAAGTTGTATTCCTGCCGATTCGTATCCGCAGCATTGGCACGGTTGGACAAACTAATGTTCACCAGTCCGCCCAGATCCAGGCGCTCATACATCCTGGCGTATATTGACAGTTTGATGCCATGGGTAATATTCTTTCCCGTCAGCAGAATTGTATTATCATAATAAGTTACATTTTCCTGATTGAGTGAATACCCCACACCGGGTGTGAGCTGGTTTAAAACTCCGGTTTTAAAAACAAACGGCACTTTTACATCACCCAGTATGTAATCAGTACTGTAATCATTATCATTATTCCGCTCATCCTGGTAATCAGCATGTTCATAGGAAGCGTTTACACAAACCATTCCGGCTTTGAAAAAACTATTGGCAGCATAGACCAGGTTGGCATTATCAATCAAAACGTTATCATTGCGATCTGTCAGTTTTGTCATTAAATTAATGCCCATTCCCTTGTAAAAGAAATCCAGTCCAACTTTGGGGGTAAAAGTAACCAAGGTGTCGGTCATGTCTCCGTTAACATTATTATTATAACGTTCGCCATACACATATGCTTTGAGCATCCGGTTAAATAAATATTTATACAGATTCCCCTTAATCACCAACTTATCCGGACTCGCAAATCCGGTTAAGGAGTTGAACTGACTGCCTACCCGTTCGAACTCGGCAAAGCCCCGAAAGCCCTGGTACTGAAAAAGATTTCGTAAAAACAGGGCAATGTCACTTGTCTCGTCACCCGTACTTTCATTCTTTTGAAAGACCTGGGAGAGCTCGCCTTCAAAACGAAAATCGCGGGAAAGGGTATACTTAAAATCCGCTCCGTAGATATTATTTTTCAGAACATTTAAAAGTCCGGTAGAGTCGGTGATACTTCCCTGATCATCGGCGGCATTGACATAATTGATCCCCACCTCCAGAGCGCGGCCAAAGAAACGTTTATTTACCCGAATACCACCGGCATAACGGGCAAAAGCGGCATTCTCCCGGGGCACCACTACCCGGCCGATAAACGGAGTCACCTGATAATCCATTAAGCTCACCTTGGCCATGGCACCGCGGGCTGTCTGTCCCATGGTATACCGGGAATAGGTGGTAAAAAAATCACCGGCTGTAATTTTGTTAAACCCGCTGCCGGTCTCGACCAAAAATTTCTGGAGCTCAAAATAATCCTGCCCTTTTAAATTCGGTTCATCGGTATACTTGGCAGTTGTATTGGCCCGGATATAAAAAGAATCGAAATTTTTAATAATTGATCCTGTTAAATAATGTTCGGAAAACAATCCCGGTGTTAGAATCGAACTACCTTCATTACCTTGTACGCTGTTGCTAATCACCGCAGAAGTAAGATCGAGATTGAGTATGTCCTTCTCCCCGATTTTTAACGCCTCCCCCGATGAAACAAACAGTAGCAGTCCAATAACAGCAGGAATAAATGCTTTGTTCATGGATGACCTCACCTTTTTAATGAAAATTACGTGATCCGGCCGGTTGATATTTGTACTTTATTCTAATGCTATACTCTATACTGCCATATCCATCGTCACTGCCAGTCATATCCAGCACTTCGAAAAGACCATATTTATTATCCAATGTCCGCACTGCGTAAGTATGCCCAACTGCGGGATTAATATTGTATCCATCACTGCCTATGTATTGTCCGTTATCTTCGGGAACAGTGGTTACGCTATCTATGCTGACTATCCCTAAATCCAGCGCACCGGAATAAGGCGGAGTGGTATGATTCATTAAAATCGCCGGCACTCCGTACGGTTCGACCAACATATCATGAGGATCATCAAAGCCAACAAAAGCATGCCCGGTAGCAAAAAGAAAGAGCCTGTCACCTGACGGTGACAAGGTCACCATCCCCGAGGGCAAGGGTGCTTGTACTACCTCCCCCTGGAGTACGTTGGAAAACATGCCAAAAAGAGTAGCCGATGATTTGAGCACTTGATTACGAACGCCGGTACTAATCACCATAACTTCCCATTGATTCTCTTTTACGGTTGAGTTGGTCCGCGTGTTTATATAAGATTTATTCCAGTGGAAATTAATCACAATGATACCTCGATCCATCTGCGCGATATCAACTACGGGCTGGATCCGGATATTATCGGCATTGCGGAAAAAATTCCTGAGATTTTGCTCCAGGGCGTAACGGTCGCCGTAATATTGATCAGAGATATGACGCATGAACAAGGCAACATTTTTGGTTTCATAGCTTTCTTTTAATTTGTCCAGGAGGGCTTGCGCAATTTCCTGATAAGTCTGATGAACATACTTGATTTTAATACGCGGAAACTCTTCCTGTAAGGAATGATCCCTCTCTTTATCCACTGCTTCACCGGAAATATAAAAGGTTTCATCACCCAGCGGAGCAAAGACCAACTCAAACATCCGGTTCCCGTTTTTATTATAAACAGCTGTCCGGCGATCGCCATTCACCTGAATAAATACTGTAGCAACATCACTGCCGCCATAAAACTCCGGTTTTTGATGGGTCCGGCGATGGAAATAATAAAATGACTTGGCAAAACCCCTGATCACAATCTTGCCGTTGACCAGACTATTTTTGTAGACTGTCACTGTGCCGTCTTGCAATGTATTCAGTGGTTGATCCTGAATAACGACATCCTCAATGACCGGTCTCGAGTCCTTTTTCCATTTAGTAATCAAGGGTTCTTTCATATCCCTTAATTTTTTAAGCATAGTCTCATTCTCACGGCACATGCCGTAAAACTTGCGAAACGTGTCCAGTTCGTCATAAATCTCCAGAATTTCTTCAATATCCTCGTTACGCGTTTGTCTGCCATTAAGCTTTTCCGCCTGACCCAACAGTTTGCTCAGCAAAACTTGGGCTGCCTGGTTATCCTCGTTTTTTTGAGCCTGGTACTTGTCAGCCTCACCATCCCGCTGCGCAGCCCTGGTAATAATTTCCTGATATAATACAAACACCTGTTCAATGGCTTTCAGTGTCTTTTGTTTCTTATCCGTACTGCTTTGATACCATTTTGCCCGGATGCGCACACCTTTTTCATCACCACTCCACTTCAGGGTAGTTGCATAGGTTTTTATGTATTGCTGAATTTCCTCATTAATCATAGTGATTTCCAGCATATCCTTATCCATTTTATTTTGAATGGCCCGGGCTTCTTCTGAAATCCGGCTATAATCAGCTGCGGATAATTGAGGAAAAACCTCTTTTTCCGTACCGTGAAAACGATTACTGATGGGAAAACCAACATACTCCGCCTGGGGATTGGGACGATTTTTACTAACCTGTTTTCCCTGCCAGTACCAAACTCCATAGCTAAGGAGCGTATCAATCTGTTTGTGTTTGTCCGCAAATTCTTTTTCAACGCTCTCATACTTTTCCTTCAAGCCGCTCCAGGCTTTGACAGCTTTGGTAATCGGACTCTCCACATTGTTGAGGATAAATTGGGTAATCGATTTCTTTACATCACCATTCTTACCCGCTCGTACCCCATTCACCGTCAGCGTGGCATCTGAATCCATTATCCCTTTAACTTTCTCAATCTTCCCAACCTGATTTTCCACCTCTGACTTGATGGAACCGCGTAAATTTTTAATTGCCGACAGTATGCCTTCCAAAGAAACAACCCACTCGGCAGCTTCTTCTGATTTGCGATTCACCTCATCAACCGCTTTATAATAAGGTGTGATATTTTGTTCTCGAATCTCTTTATCCAGACGATTCCAAAGCCCGGCATAAGCCTTCAGCATAGCGGTGGTTTTCTCTTTTTGCTTGGTAACTTTGACAATTTCCTGATTCAGTTGGGATACCACAATCATGAGCGCTTCGACATTCCATATCGTGGCTTTGGCATATAACTTCTGTTTTTTGCCGACATAATCCTCATCAAGATAGGGTTTTAAATTAGTGCGCGTTTGACTTAAACGCGTTTTCAGACTTTTAATATCCTGAATAATAGATCCGGCTGATTTGTGTTGACCTTTGACCGCTGCCACTGCTTTTTTATTTTCCTTATCCAGCGCTTCGGCTTGCTTTTGTTCTTGGTATTCCAACAACAAGTCCTCCGACGTACCGTCCCGGTTGTTGAAAATTTCTCCGTATTGGCGCAACACACTATCCAGTTTTCCTGATAAATTTTCTAAAGCGCGTAATCGTTTTTCCAGAGCTGCGGTCTTTTCTTTCTGGTTCTTAATTTGATCTTCACATATAGTGCCCGCTTCTTTCTCAAACTCTTTTATTGTCTCAAGTTGGGCTTGCAGTATATCAGCATCTTTTTCATACTCGGTCTTGGCACTGGTAATCCGGGCATAGGCATGATTTGCACAAATCCTGAGCGCACCGCCTTTGGAAAAATCAAAGTGATCAATAAAAACCTTGACTGCTTCCCGCACAACATTGGCCTTAAATTGTTTTTTCAGTTTTGCGACAACAACATTGGTTTGCCTTTGCTTTTCATCCAAACGCTCCTTTTTATCAACGCTGCGCTTGATTTCAGCTTTGGTCTTTTTAATTGCCACAAGATAGGGATTGACTGCCTTCACCCCATTGGGTTTGTATTTCGGAATTTCCGCACGAATATTGGCAAGGGATTGACTAATCGCCTTGCAGCGGGCAGCCAGATCGTTAATCTTTTGCTTACCGGCTTGCAGCCCGGCAGCACCTTTGAGAGCCTGTCGGCTTAAAACAACATTGGCGGTATCATAGACTTGTACACCTACCGCATTGATCTGACCCTGGATGGCGTTGTACCTACCGTGGATATCAGAACTGCCCCGGCAAATCGAGCATGCCAGGCTGAATGTGAATAATAATAGAATTAACTTTTTCATAATCCCCCCAATACGCAACTATGCATTATTAATCGGCAAATTAAGAAAAGGCATAAGTAATGCAAGCGGAACGTTCCAATTTCACAGCTTAAGTTCTTCCGGATTTACCGTTTTTTTCAGAACCGGCTATTTAGGCGCCGGGGCATACAATGAATCAAATCATTTTTCAGCAAAACGGTATCTTTTTATAGAATATTTCAAACCATTTTCTTCACCCGGGCGAATTTCCTCAACCATTGTAAAAGCACTATACTCCGGAAAAAAGGCATCACATTCAAATGCATGCTCAATTTCCGTAATAATCAATTCCTCTAATGCAGGATGTGAAAATGCTTCCGCATAAATACTTGCGCCGCCAATGACAAACATGTCTCCGCCAAAGGATTTCGCGAGATCAAGCGCTGCTTGCAATCCATCGGCCGTGTTCGGTGCAGAACATTTTTCAGGATGCCGGGTAATGACAATATTTTCACGCTCCGGCAGCGGACGAAATTTCTCCGGAATGGAGTCCCAGGTTTTCCTGCCCATGATGACACAATTGGGTTTATCCAAGTTCTTTGAAATCGTGGTCTGCTTAAACCACTGCATATCGCCTTTTAAGCGCCAGGGCAATTGATTCCCTTGACCGATCCCCCGTTTAGCATCCACTGCGACAATGATTTTAAATCCCATGATCAGACCGCAATCGGAAAAACAATTTTAGGATGGGATTGATAATCAACCAGTTCAGTCTGGTCATACTGCCAATCAAAAATAGAGATAAAGGATTTGGTCTCAATACGCGGTAAGGATAAGGGCTCACGCTTGAGCTGTTCTTTCGCGCCCTCGATATGATTTTCATAAATATGCACATCACTTAACATACCGGTGACCATGCCTTCCTTGAGTCCGGCTTCTTTAGCAAGCAAATGGAGTAAAATGGCATAGGAAGCCAGGTTAAATGGAATGCCCAGCATCAAGTCGCAGCTGCGCTGGAACCAGGTTAAATTCAACTTATTCCCGATCACCACCAGATGAAAAAGAACATGACAGGGCGGCAAAGCCTGATGCGGCAGTGCGAGCGGATTCC is drawn from bacterium and contains these coding sequences:
- a CDS encoding NifB/NifX family molybdenum-iron cluster-binding protein, with the protein product MKIAVSSQGKTMDALFETRFGRADYFIVMDTETGDVRPMDNQQQLEAMQGAGIQAARHVAKAGAQVLVTGHVGPKAFAALHAAGIKIYTLEGQWTIAQVMEKYQSDQLKSIAEADVEGHWV
- a CDS encoding dihydrofolate reductase, which codes for MGFKIIVAVDAKRGIGQGNQLPWRLKGDMQWFKQTTISKNLDKPNCVIMGRKTWDSIPEKFRPLPERENIVITRHPEKCSAPNTADGLQAALDLAKSFGGDMFVIGGASIYAEAFSHPALEELIITEIEHAFECDAFFPEYSAFTMVEEIRPGEENGLKYSIKRYRFAEK
- a CDS encoding DUF134 domain-containing protein, whose translation is MPRPRFCRNVAGKPQFQRFKSAGIPAQSLPEVVLTLDEYEALRLADCLGLYQEKAAQHMNVSRQTFGRILEAAHKKTAKVIVEGGCLNIEGGPVAIRGKRQFACRPCEHVWEVPFGTPRPGQCPQCGKTAVRRVHTENRKGLWAGYVPEKEEKEE
- a CDS encoding DUF5320 domain-containing protein — translated: MPRGDQSGPQGFGPMTGRKMGFCSGANQPGYNRLGGGWGMRGGRGGGQYANGRQFFGMRGGFGPYAGFGPAASLEDEPQENAQTLKNQAAMLTSELAKLNERINKLDDGKDQD